The DNA window TTTTATCATTACCGGGCATTTACCCATCCTGAATGGGTAGATATTTATGGAAGATTTGGATGGACAGGTGTGGATCTATTCTTTGTGTTAAGCGGATTCCTGATCTCTAATCAGCTCTTCAAAGAAATAAAAATTCATCAGAAGATCGATCTCAGATCATTTTTTGTCAATAGATTCTTCAGGATTATTCCGCCCTATCTCTTCACCGTTTTGCTGTATTTCAGTTTCCCTTTTTTTAGAGAAAGGGAAAGCTTATCTCCGCTTTGGAAATTTCTCACCTTTATCCAAAACTATGGTCTTGATGTGATCAACCAGGGAACTTTTTCTCATGCCTGGTCTTTGTGTATTGAAGAACAATTTTACCTTTTGCTTCCCTTTTCATTGTTATTATTTTTAAAAACAAAAACGTTTAAATATTTAAAAATTTTTATCGCTTCAGTTCTCATTTTCAGTATACTTATCCGATTTATTACATGGCACGGGTTTATAGTTCCTCATATCAATACCGAAAACTTTTGGAAAGAATGGTATATGAATATCTATTATCCTACTTATACCCGTTTGGATAGCTTAGCTATAGGAGTTCTGATTGGTTATTTATTTCAGTTCTCTTTAAAATTTAAAGTCCTGATCAACACCTATGGAAATCCTCTTTTTATTGCTGGTGTTCTCCTTCTGGGATTTTCTTTTTGGTTCTGTGATGAACAAGCTTCAAAAAACGCCTCTGTTTTTGGATTTACCTCAGTTGCCATAAGCTATGGACTGATCGTTATGTCTGCTATTTCCCATTCTTCCTTTATTTCTAAATCGGGATTATTTATTACCAATCAGCTCGCCAGTCTTTCTTATGCAATCTATCTTTCCCATAAAGGTGTTATTCATATGGTACAGGAAGGATTAAAATCTTTAAACATCGCTATTCCCGATAATATAGTGCTTTTGATCTGTTTGTCAGCGTGTATCATTGGGGCATTATTTTACAGATATGCTATTGAAAAACCTTCGGAAAAACTAAAAAGAATTGTAAATCGCTGATACAGACCTATTAAATAAACCATCAACCAACACTTATCTTTAAAATACCTACATCTATATAGAAATAAATCCATTTATTAGCTTGTCCTGGCCTGGTATTAAGTATACTGGTAATTTTAGGATAATAATTTTAAATACAACAACCTATGAAAAATTTTAAGAAGCTTAGCAGACAAGAGCAAAAAGAAATTCTGGGACAAGGTGGAAGTGTTGGTGTAGGTCAATAGGTTGTCCAGCCATCCCATTTTGTAAAAGTGATGCAGACTGCGCTTCAGGCTCTTGCTGTTCCTATTCAGTATGGATGTGCTTTAAACCCAAACCAGAATTTCAATGCGCCACATCCACACCTCCAGAGGTGTCTTAAATTGAATTACTCATTATCATTCAATCTAAAATCTAATAACGCAAACAGGCTAATTAGTCCTGTTTTTATTTATATGAAAATATATTATTGTGAGTTTATCCCTAAATACATCCTTCATTAAAGTAGAATGTTGCTGAGGCAAAATTTTCTTT is part of the Chryseobacterium paludis genome and encodes:
- a CDS encoding acyltransferase family protein, translated to MDTPSERFYGLDHLRATAILLVLFYHYRAFTHPEWVDIYGRFGWTGVDLFFVLSGFLISNQLFKEIKIHQKIDLRSFFVNRFFRIIPPYLFTVLLYFSFPFFRERESLSPLWKFLTFIQNYGLDVINQGTFSHAWSLCIEEQFYLLLPFSLLLFLKTKTFKYLKIFIASVLIFSILIRFITWHGFIVPHINTENFWKEWYMNIYYPTYTRLDSLAIGVLIGYLFQFSLKFKVLINTYGNPLFIAGVLLLGFSFWFCDEQASKNASVFGFTSVAISYGLIVMSAISHSSFISKSGLFITNQLASLSYAIYLSHKGVIHMVQEGLKSLNIAIPDNIVLLICLSACIIGALFYRYAIEKPSEKLKRIVNR
- a CDS encoding bacteriocin-like protein gives rise to the protein MKNFKKLSRQEQKEILGQGGSVGVGQ